A window of Chloroflexota bacterium genomic DNA:
CGAGGTCCGCCTGGACTTCGATGACGATTGCATTCGACTTTCTATCGTGGACGACGGGATTGGTCTCCCTGACGACTACCTTAATCGTGGTCATGGTTTTGACAGCATGAGGGCGGATGCAGAACGAATGGGCGGCACGCTCGTCGTGGATACAGGCAGTAACGGAAAAGGCACGACTGTAGCCTGCGTGATTCCGTTTGGATAATTTGGAAACAGAAGCCGATGTGTATTCAGCCAGAAAGTTCAAGGCGATGCTGGTGGACGACCACTCCATCGTCAGGGACAGCCTAAGAGAAATTTCAGATTGATTGGGTGAATTCGCGGTCGTGGGTCGAGCGGGAGATGGCGTAGCGGCAGAAACTCGCGCATAAGATTGGATGCCGGACATCGTCGTCATGGGCGTTGTGATGCCGCGGTAAGACAGCGTTGAGTCTTGGAGGGACATTGAGGATCTGCTGGCAGACACGCGGATTCTCATGCTGACGGCTTCGACATAGGAGAATGTAGTTAACGAAGCGGTCGCGGCCGGTGCGGCGGAGTATCTACAGTTGTGGCGATGGTCCTGGTCTGTACGGTAGACTGAAAGCAAGCAAGGCTCGTGCCGCCGGGCAAGAAGCTGTGCGGTTGGTCAGGGCCTTGAGTTTCAGGAGTCTTGTTCGATCGGAATCTTGCCGAGGTCTCCTTTGCAATGACCATAGCGCGAATTTACATTACCTATAAACCCACGGTTCTTGATCCGCAAGGAAACACCATCCGTGAAGCGTTGCATCACCTTGGCTTTGAGGATGTGAATTCCGTGCGGATGGGCAAGTACCTGGAAGTTGAACTGGGCACGGACGACACATCCAAGGCTCACGCAGAGGTTGAGGCAATGTGCCAGCAACTGTTGGCAAATCCCGTTATCGAAAGCTATCGCTTTGATTTAGAGACCGATCGATGAAGTTTGGCATTGTCCAGTTCCCTGGTTCCAATTGCGATAACGACTGTCTACACGTCGCAAGATCCGTGCTCCAACAGCAGGCAGACCTAGTCTGGCATGAGGAGACAAG
This region includes:
- the purS gene encoding phosphoribosylformylglycinamidine synthase subunit PurS, with translation MTIARIYITYKPTVLDPQGNTIREALHHLGFEDVNSVRMGKYLEVELGTDDTSKAHAEVEAMCQQLLANPVIESYRFDLETDR